One Camelina sativa cultivar DH55 chromosome 3, Cs, whole genome shotgun sequence genomic window carries:
- the LOC104776119 gene encoding ferredoxin--NADP reductase, leaf isozyme 2, chloroplastic-like, with amino-acid sequence MKAKDPENFRVDYAISREQANDKGEKMYIQTRMAQYAAELWELLKKDNTFVYMCGLKGMEKGIDDIMVSLAANDGIDWFDYKKQLKKAEQWNVEVY; translated from the exons ATGAAAGCAAAGGACCCCGAGAACTTCAGGGTGGATTATGCAATAAGCAGAGAACAGGCGAACGACAAAGGAGAGAAAATGTATATCCAGACTCGGATGGCGCAGTACGCAGCTGAATTATGGGAGTTGTTGAAGAAAGACAACACTTTTGTCTACATGTGTGGACTTAAGGGAATGGAGAAAGGAATTGATGACATTATGGTCTCATTGGCTGCAAATGACG GTATTGACTGGTTTGATTACAAGAAGCAGTTGAAGAAGGCAGAGCAATGGAACGTTGAAGTCTACTGA
- the LOC104776120 gene encoding thaumatin-like protein 1: MALIFFFFMLSNLFFSGAMSRSFTIANKCDYTVWPGILSNAGVPPLPTTGFVLQQGETRTIDAPSSWGGRFWGRTLCSTGSDGRFTCATGDCGSGKVECAGTGAAPPATLAEFTLDGSGGLDFYDVSLVDGYNVQMLVVPQGGSGQNCSTTGCVVDLNGSCPLELRVNSVGGGDKGTIAMACKSACEAFREPQYCCSGAFGSPDTCKPSSYSRVFKSACPRAYSYAYDDKSSTFTCAKSPNYVITFCPSPNTSLKSAEEEEHSTETMTKTTSSSSARTTSSQMVYEGALDESSGSPSTCYGLSRVIAVAALAFCRMWWFF, translated from the exons ATGGcattgatcttcttcttcttcatgttatCGAACTTGTTCTTCTCTG GAGCTATGTCGAGGAGCTTCACAATAGCGAACAAATGCGACTACACAGTTTGGCCGGGAATTCTATCTAACGCCGGAGTTCCTCCGTTGCCGACCACTGGCTTCGTTCTTCAACAAGGCGAGACGCGTACAATCGACGCGCCGTCTTCATGGGGAGGTCGTTTCTGGGGAAGGACACTCTGCTCAACCGGTTCCGATGGAAGATTCACATGCGCCACCGGAGATTGCGGTTCCGGAAAGGTCGAATGCGCCGGGACTGGAGCTGCTCCACCGGCGACTCTAGCTGAATTCACTCTCGACGGCTCTGGAGGGCTCGATTTCTACGACGTGAGCCTCGTCGATGGCTACAATGTCCAGATGCTGGTGGTTCCTCAAGGCGGCTCCGGCCAGAACTGCAGCACTACAGGCTGCGTCGTCGATTTAAACGGCTCGTGTCCGTTGGAGCTAAGGGTCAATAGCGTCGGAGGAGGCGATAAGGGGACAATAGCGATGGCTTGTAAAAGCGCGTGCGAAGCGTTTCGGGAGCCGCAGTATTGTTGCAGCGGCGCGTTTGGGTCGCCTGATACGTGTAAGCCGTCTTCGTACTCGAGGGTCTTCAAGAGCGCGTGCCCACGCGCATATAGCTACGCGTATGACGATAAGTCTAGTACATTTACGTGCGCCAAATCGCCCAACTACGTCATCACTTTCTGTCCTTCTCCCAACACCAG cCTAAAATCAGCGGAGGAAGAGGAACATAGCACAGAGACAATGACGAAGACGACAAGTTCAAGTTCCGCCAGAACGACGTCGTCGCAGATGGTCTATGAAGGTGCTCTGGATGAAAGTAGTGGTTCACCATCTACGTGTTACGGCTTATCACGTGTGATCGCAGTCGCTGCGCTTGCTTTTTGCCGTATGTGGTGGTTCTTCTGA
- the LOC104776121 gene encoding LOW QUALITY PROTEIN: probable 3-beta-hydroxysteroid-Delta(8),Delta(7)-isomerase (The sequence of the model RefSeq protein was modified relative to this genomic sequence to represent the inferred CDS: inserted 1 base in 1 codon) has protein sequence MEEAAHPYVPRDLNXPGYVPISMSMSFILAVYLGASLLVVSLVWLLLGRKKAKVEKLLMCWWAFTGLTHIILEGYFVFTPEFFKDNTSCYLAEVWKEYSKGDSRYAGRDSAIVSIEGITAVIVGPACLLAIYAIAKEKSYSYVLQLAISLGQLYGCLVYFITAILEGDNFATNSFYYYSYYIGANGWWILIPLLISFRCWKKICAAVADNIVETKTKKKNR, from the exons atggaggAAGCGGCACATCCTTACGTTCCGAGAGATCTAA TGCCGGGATACGTACCAATCTCAATGTCCATGTCTTTCATCCTCGCTGTCTACCTCGGTGCTTCCCTCCTTGTCGTCTCTCTCGTCTGGCTTCTCTTAG gGAGGAAGAAAGCTAAAGTTGAGAAATTGCTAATGTGTTGGTGGGCATTCACTGGTCTCACTCACATTATCCTCGAAGGCTATTTCGTTTTCACCCCTGAGTTTTTCAAGGACAACACTTCTTGTTATCTCGCTGAAGTCT GGAAAGAATACAGCAAAGGTGATTCGAGATACGCAGGAAGGGATTCTGCAATTGTATCTATTGAAGGGATCACTGCTGTTATCGTTGGCCCTGCTTGTCTCTTAGCTAT ATATGCCATTGCTAAGGAGAAGTCGTATAGCTACGTGCTTCAGCTTGCGATTTCGCTTGGCCAGCTCTATGGATGTTTGGTCTACTTCATTACGGCTATCTTGGAAGGAGACAACTTTGCTACGAACTCATTCTACTATTACTCATACTACATTGGGGCTAACGGATGGTGGATCTTGATACCGTTGCTCATTTCTTTCCGTTGCTGGAAAAAGATTTGTGCAGCTGTTGCCGACAACATCGTCgagacaaagacaaagaagaagaaccgtTGA
- the LOC104776118 gene encoding ferredoxin--NADP reductase, leaf isozyme 2, chloroplastic, translated as MAMTTMNAAVSFTSSNSSSLPATSCAIAPERIRFSKGALYYKSNHVVTSKRVFSIRAQITTETDTPTPTPAKKVEKVSKKNEEGVIVNKYRPKEPYTGKCLVNTKITADDAPGETWHMVFSHQGEIPYREGQSVGVIPDGIDKNGKPHKIRLYSIASSALGDLGNSETVSLCVKRLVYTNDQGETVKGVCSNFLCDLEPGNPVKLTGPVGKEMLMPKDPNATVIMLATGTGIAPFRSFLWKMFFEKHDDYKFNGLAWLFLGVPTTSSLLYQEEFDKMKAKAPENFRVDYAISREQVNDKGEKMYIQTRMAQYAAELWELLKKDNTFVYMCGLKGMEKGIDDIMVSLAANDGIDWFDYKKQLKKAEQWNVEVY; from the exons ATGGCGATGACTACCATGAATGCTGCTGTTTCCTTCACAtcttcaaactcttcttctcttcctgcTACAAGTTGTGCCATTGCTCCTGAAAGGATCAGGTTTAGTAAG ggtGCTCTTTACTACAAAAGCAACCATGTAGTGACAAGTAAAAGAGTGTTTTCCATAAGAGCTCAAATCACAACAGAGACAGATACTCCTACTCCTACTCCTGCCAAGAAGGTAGAGAAAGTGTCTAAGAAGAACGAGGAAGGTGTGATTGTTAACAAGTACAGACCAAAGGAGCCATACACCGGAAAATGCCTCGTCAACACCAAAATCACAGCAGATGATGCTCCAGGAGAGACCTGGCACATGGTTTTCAGCCATCAAG GAGAGATCCCGTACAGAGAAGGGCAATCTGTTGGTGTGATTCCAGATGGAATTGACAAGAATGGAAAGCCTCACAAGATCAGACTTTACTCGATTGCCAGCAGCGCTCTTGGAGATCTTGGCAATTCTGAAACC GTTTCTTTGTGTGTTAAAAGACTTGTCTATACTAATGACCAAGGAGAGACTGTTAAAGGAGTTTGCTCAAATTTCTTGT GTGACTTGGAACCCGGAAATCCAGTGAAGCTCACTGGTCCTGTAGGCAAAGAAATGCTTATGCCAAAGGATCCAAACGCTACTGTGATTATG CTTGCTACAGGGACCGGTATTGCTCCTTTCCGGTCTTTCTTATGGAAGATGTTCTTTGAGAAACATGATGACTACAAG TTCAATGGCTTAGCTTGGCTTTTCTTGGGTGTACCAACCACTAGCTCATTGCTCTACCAAGAG GAGTTTGATAAGATGAAAGCAAAGGCCCCCGAGAACTTCAGGGTGGATTATGCGATAAGCAGAGAACAGGTGAACGACAAAGGAGAGAAAATGTATATCCAGACTCGGATGGCGCAGTACGCAGCTGAATTATGGGAGTTGTTGAAGAAAGACAACACTTTTGTCTACATGTGTGGACTTAAGGGAATGGAGAAAGGAATTGATGACATTATGGTCTCATTGGCTGCAAATGACG GTATTGACTGGTTTGATTACAAGAAGCAGTTGAAGAAGGCAGAGCAATGGAACGTTGAAGTCTACTGA